A stretch of DNA from Parvularcula bermudensis HTCC2503:
ATCGCCCACTTGAACGGTAGGACGCTTTTCCTCACTGTCTTCGCTAAATTCGGCCGACGCCATCGTGGCGCCATGAATCCCGTCGCGCCCGGTCTTGGCGCCGACATAGACAACGGGGTTGCCCGCGCCCTTTGCCGCAGACAAAAAGATCTTGTCCTGGTCGACGAGGCCAACGCACATCGCATTAACGAGAATATTGCCGTTATAGGCGGGATGAAAATTCGTCTCTCCCCCAACCGTTGGTACACCCATACAATTGCCGTAACCGCCGATCCCCGCCACGACGCCGGGCACCAGATGATGGGTAAGAGGGTGGTCGAAGGCCCCGAAACGGAGGGCATTCATCATCGCGATGGGGCGGGCGCCCATGGTGAAGACATCGCGCATAATGCCCCCAACCCCCGTCGCCGCCCCCTGATAAGGTTCGATGAAGGAGGGATGGTTGTGGCTCTCCATTTTGAAGACTACCGCTTGCCCGTCGCCGATATCGACGACGCCCGCATTCTCCCCCGGCCCATGGATGACCTGCGGCCCCTTGGTGGGCAGTTTGGCGAGATGGCGCCGCGAGGATTTGTAGGAACAGTGCTCCGACCACATGACCGAAAAGATGCCTAATTCGAGCAAATTGGGGTCGCGCCCCAAATGTCCGACGATATCGGCATATTCATCGGCGGTCAGGCCATGGGCGGCGATAATATCTTGGCTTTGGGCGGTCATGAAGGGCTGATGCCCAAGCTCCCTGATATGCGCAAGTGCGGTGAGCTATGCCGAGGCGTCGAGCAAGCCGCGGAAAAACAGCGCCCCGTCCTCGCCGCCCAAGCGTTGATCGATCGCGCGCTCCGGATGGGGCATCAATCCAAGGACATTCCCGCGCTCATTGGCGATACCGGCGATGTTACGGGCCGACCCGTTGACGTTTTCAACGTACCGAAACAGCACCTGCCCCTCGCCCTCAAGGCGATCGAGCACCTCCTCATCCGCTTGGTAATTTCCATCGTGATGGGCGACGGGGAAGCGGACATAGGGACGCGCGCCAAAGCCGCGGCGGAACGGTGAGGTTGTGGCCCCATCGAGGCGCAAGGTGCGTTGACCGCAGACAAAGTCGAGGGACTGATTCCGCAGCAGCGCCCCGGGCAATAGTCCACATTCGGTCAGGATCTGAAAACCGTTGCAAATGCCAATGACCAGGGCGCCGTCTTCGGCCCTCGCCCGGACAGCATCGATGATGGGCGCGTTTGCCGCGAGGGCCCCCGCCCTCAAATAGTCACCATAGGAAAAGCCGCCGGGGATGACGATGAGATCGACGGGGGGCAGGTCGGTTTCGGCGTACCAAACCCGTTGCGGTGTTGTGCCGATCGTGGCCTTAAGGGCCGTTTCGGCGTCTCGATCACAATTTGAGGCGGGGAAGACGATGACGGCAGATTTCATTCTGCCGCCTTTAGGCGGCTGCCCCCACGACGGCAATTTTCTTATTGATCGGGACGGTCAATTTCCAATGTTGCCCCTTTGGGCCCTGTGATCTGCACATCCGGCTCGTCTCCGGGGCCCTGGACGAAAAACATCCAGGCACCAAAAGCGACGATCGCCACAGCAACGGCCCCAAGGCCAAAGGCGACGGCGCTATTCGATCCATTATTGTTTCCAGACACCTGAGGCTCCTTCGCATTAGCTACCTCTCCTCTACGTTCGTCAGGGCGAAAAGTTCCGCCGGGGGAGGATGTGGCAAGTTCTGCGTGGCTGCCTAGGTGATGGAGGAGACATAACGGAGACTCCCATGACCCATCTGACGATCGTTTATCATTCAGGTTACGGCCACACCGCCCTTGTTGCCGAAGCCATCCGCGATGGCGCAATGAGCGTTGAAGACACCGAGGTTGCGTTGATTGAGGCGGCGGAAGCCGAATCCCAACTCGACCGTTTTGACGCCACCGACGGGATTGTTTTTGGCGCCCCCACTTATATGGGCTCGGCCTCCGCCCCGATGAAAAGCTTCATCGATGCCACCTCGAAACCGTGGTTCGAGTTGAAGTGGAAAGACAAGATCGCCGGGGGCTTTACCAATTCAGGTAATCTGTCGGGAGATAAACAGGGAACGCTGATCCAGTTTGTGGTTCTCGCGGCGCAGCATGGCATGATCTGGGTGCCCCCGGCCGCGATGCCTGAATCGATGACCAAGGATGATGTGGCAACGGGCGATCGCCAATCCATCAATCGTCTTGGTGCCTATGTCGGGGTGATGGCCCAGTCGGAGAATGCCGAGCCTGGTCCCGATAATCCCCCCAAGGGCGATATCGCCACGGCAAAAGCCTATGGGGTGCGTCTGGCGAAGGCGGCCAAGCGGTGGGGCCAGGGCACATTGTAGGCGACTGAAAACCTCTCGCCCCGTGATACGAAAAAGCCCGCTAAAAGCGGGCTTTTTTTATAGCGATGATCAAAGATGATTATTTGATTTTGCCCTCTTTGAATTCGACATGTTTGCGGGCAACCGGATCGTATTTCCGCACGACCATTTTCTCAGTCATCGTTCGCGTGTTCTTCTTCGTCACGTAGAAGAAGCCGGTTCCCGCCGTCGAATTCAGGCGGATCTTGATCGTTGTCGGTTTCGCCATGACGACAAAAATCCCAAAAAAGGGCCCGTTGGGCCAATTGCAAAGACAAGAGCCATGCCGAAACCAAGAGGCGACGTCAAGCGGCAAGAGCCTCTCACACGACAAACCTTGTGCGCGTCGGCTGGGCGGGTGCCTATCGTGCGGCGGCGGCTCCATTTGACTTATTTAAATGAAAATCAGTCGCAACAAAGTAAAAGACTCTGTTGTTGACGTGTCAGGTGAATTGAACCATTTCCGTTGTCAGCCGTTATTGTGGCAGAGACATCGAGGAGTATTGATAATGACTTGCAATGCCTGTGCTTTTTTCAATGAAATTGGATCCGAATGTCGCCGCTATGCGCCGCAGCCCGTTGATGCGGCCAAGGGGGAAATGAAGGCCAGCTGGCCGACCGTTGCCAAATCGGACTGGTGCGGTGAATTCAAACAAGACGAGGCTTCGGGCAAGAAATCGGCCTAAGGCGCTGACCGTTCTTCAAGGTCTAAGCCCGGTTGTCAGACCGGGCTTTT
This window harbors:
- the rpmG gene encoding 50S ribosomal protein L33 — translated: MAKPTTIKIRLNSTAGTGFFYVTKKNTRTMTEKMVVRKYDPVARKHVEFKEGKIK
- the purQ gene encoding phosphoribosylformylglycinamidine synthase subunit PurQ, whose translation is MKSAVIVFPASNCDRDAETALKATIGTTPQRVWYAETDLPPVDLIVIPGGFSYGDYLRAGALAANAPIIDAVRARAEDGALVIGICNGFQILTECGLLPGALLRNQSLDFVCGQRTLRLDGATTSPFRRGFGARPYVRFPVAHHDGNYQADEEVLDRLEGEGQVLFRYVENVNGSARNIAGIANERGNVLGLMPHPERAIDQRLGGEDGALFFRGLLDASA
- a CDS encoding flavodoxin family protein, which codes for MTHLTIVYHSGYGHTALVAEAIRDGAMSVEDTEVALIEAAEAESQLDRFDATDGIVFGAPTYMGSASAPMKSFIDATSKPWFELKWKDKIAGGFTNSGNLSGDKQGTLIQFVVLAAQHGMIWVPPAAMPESMTKDDVATGDRQSINRLGAYVGVMAQSENAEPGPDNPPKGDIATAKAYGVRLAKAAKRWGQGTL